The following proteins are co-located in the Gossypium hirsutum isolate 1008001.06 chromosome A02, Gossypium_hirsutum_v2.1, whole genome shotgun sequence genome:
- the LOC107952533 gene encoding disease resistance response protein 206, which yields MASNTWGFLSFFMVLVVTSAYPIKTKQYKPCKHLVLYFHDIIYNGMNKENATSAIVAAPQGANLTILASQFHFGNIAVFDDPITLDNNLHSKPVGRAQGMYLYDTKNTYTAWLGFSFVFNSTDYYQGTINFIGADPLMNKTRDISIVGGTGDFFMHRGVATLMTDSFEGEVYFRLKVDIKFYECW from the coding sequence ATGGCATCAAATACTTGGggtttcctttcatttttcatgGTTCTCGTTGTAACCTCAGCCTATCCAATAAAAACCAAGCAATATAAACCATGCAAACACTTGGTTCTTTACTTCCATGACATTATTTACAATGGGATGAACAAAGAGAATGCTACATCCGCCATTGTTGCAGCACCACAAGGGGCTAACTTGACCATCTTGGCAAGTCAGTTCCATTTTGGGAACATAGCGGTATTCGATGATCCCATTACCTTGGATAATAACCTTCATTCAAAGCCTGTCGGTAGGGCTCAAGGCATGTATCTTTATGATACCAAAAACACTTACACTGCTTGGTTagggttttcatttgttttcaaCAGCACTGATTATTACCAAGGTACCATTAATTTCATTGGAGCTGATCCATTGATGAATAAGACTAGAGATATCTCTATTGTTGGTGGCACTGGTGACTTTTTCATGCATAGGGGTGTTGCAACTTTGATGACTGATTCCTTTGAAGGTGAAGTGTATTTCAGGCTCAAAGTTGATATCAAGTTCTATGAATGCtggtga